DNA from Alnus glutinosa chromosome 2, dhAlnGlut1.1, whole genome shotgun sequence:
TCCTTGGTGCCTAACCGGCTTGCTACCTCCTTTGATTCTGTCACCTTCCCCACAGGCCGCATCTTTGCCTTCTCTGGCTCTTCCGGCCTCCTCTGCTTGTGTAATGCATCTGAAATCAATTCAGATAGCGCCCTATCCTCGTCACCAGGCCTCAACTTCTCCAGAACGTAGTCCTTCACAGACACTACTCCTTTGTCTTCATTCCTGGTTGTGTCATCTTTCTCACCATATCCGAGCTTTGAAGCAACAACATTACTCGCAGAGATTGCTTTGTCAGCGATGGCAGAGGTGGCAGCTGATGAGATTTTCTCAGCGTAGCTGCTCTGGTTTGATGGTTTCCCGGATATATCATCATGTGGGTAGTTTTCCAGTTTGGTAGTAAAGCTTTCTGGGAGTTGAGGTTTATCTCGGAAGGCTTTCGCCTCTGGCTCGGGGGGAACTGGTTCTGGAGAGAACTGGTCATGGCTTCCAGTAGGTAAATTGGTAAACTGATTGCCGGTTGAAATGGGCAAGTTATGGTCTGCTACTCCAGCGGATTTTGGATCCGGTTCATCATGGACATTCATTTTGACAAATGACTGAAGTATTGGGGTGATTCCTGCTACCTCACCACCTGATGCATTATACATAAATGATTCAACTTCAAAACTGCGCGCTAATTTCATTGTACTCTTTTCCTTcacaataaatttataagcTGCTCTTTTCATAATACTTCACGAGATTTAAAAGTATgagattataattaatttagtAGATATTTCGAAGAagtgaaaatgaattaatttaatgtatacgtacacacacacatatataacaGTATAGAAAATGGTCTGACCTGTGCCTGTTGGATCAGTGGCTTTGGTCCCATAAACTCC
Protein-coding regions in this window:
- the LOC133861613 gene encoding low-temperature-induced 65 kDa protein-like encodes the protein MDSRITHPDHGHNYDHDPHNAALHPVAQGEDEHAHERKSVMKKVKAKAMKIKDTLKKHGHGHDHDHDHDHDYQRVGHHIADDHDLDEEDDEDEETVEDPEVHGVSEERYVTKISEPITLSHSPGVYGTKATDPTGTGGEVAGITPILQSFVKMNVHDEPDPKSAGVADHNLPISTGNQFTNLPTGSHDQFSPEPVPPEPEAKAFRDKPQLPESFTTKLENYPHDDISGKPSNQSSYAEKISSAATSAIADKAISASNVVASKLGYGEKDDTTRNEDKGVVSVKDYVLEKLRPGDEDRALSELISDALHKQRRPEEPEKAKMRPVGKVTESKEVASRLGTKDENYGKRTQSSYLDSQGTGVVDKLKGAVGSWFRLRGESQSQVPQQPHGDL